In a genomic window of Paracoccaceae bacterium:
- a CDS encoding TadE/TadG family type IV pilus assembly protein: MKARTAKYFRHFSEDEDGQIAIEFVIFVPLIFSIFLSSVELGIYSMRQMWMERGLEIAVRSVRLSTGSAPQHDQLKQMVCDQAPFLPDCTNRLKLEMTPITPTAFAGLPATADCVDTSQQVNPPRTFVQGGNHDLMLIRACLVFDPVIPTTGLGFEFDQQAGLPRMVAMSAFVQEPNQ; encoded by the coding sequence ATGAAAGCGCGGACCGCGAAATACTTTCGCCATTTCAGCGAGGATGAGGATGGTCAGATCGCAATCGAATTCGTGATCTTCGTACCCCTGATTTTCTCCATCTTCCTATCCTCTGTCGAGCTCGGCATCTATTCGATGCGTCAGATGTGGATGGAGCGCGGGTTGGAAATTGCAGTCCGCAGCGTCCGATTGAGCACCGGCAGCGCGCCCCAGCATGATCAGTTGAAACAGATGGTGTGTGATCAGGCCCCGTTTTTGCCCGATTGCACGAACCGGTTAAAACTGGAGATGACCCCGATAACCCCCACTGCATTTGCCGGGCTGCCGGCGACGGCAGATTGCGTGGACACCAGCCAACAGGTCAATCCGCCACGAACCTTTGTGCAAGGTGGCAACCATGATCTGATGCTGATCCGCGCCTGCCTTGTGTTTGACCCGGTTATTCCGACGACCGGCCTCGGTTTCGAGTTTGATCAGCAAGCAGGCCTGCCGCGCATGGTTGCAATGTCAGCCTTTGTACAGGAGCCGAACCAATGA
- a CDS encoding TadE/TadG family type IV pilus assembly protein produces MTQLSGENPRSESVVRTHLNRFSREEDGVLTIFTIFMMFMLLMVCGIAVDLMRNEMERVKVQNTLDRAILAAADLQQTLDPDVVVTDYFEKAGIEEYLGDITVTPGNNLPTNYFRTVTASARARTASPYMAMTGVDDLPLYVSGMAEEVVSNLEISLVLDVSGSMNTNSRLVNLKVAAKDFVDQIVNNSLDGRMAISIIPYATQVSIPDNVANVFELEGTNAHSNCINFAASDFSTAGMRVPSSEAGAPAVLAYERTMHFDPWTYRSALSQGDGRYSEPHQLVSSPVCEADSKREIMVLQKDRDVLKNYIQALTARGNTSIDVGMKWGTALLDPSLQPLVDDLIADGTVSVKFDARPAPHNSDEYLKVIVLMTDGENTSQYFIEDGYRAGQTDIWWNAQEETYSSYDEDNERFYYSRHFDTNGDGDVRNGDRWGRAPYGCDNPSNSRDEEDWDCSPDASEGGAYNISFPSLWAHTPIKENYYQNYSAWQSGAANRWYYNVFDSVGSGTKNNRTDDICARAKESGIVVFAIGFEAPENGQTVLKNCASSASHYFDVDGLEIADAFTAIAHEITQLRLTQ; encoded by the coding sequence ATGACACAGCTTTCCGGGGAGAATCCCAGATCAGAGTCGGTCGTGCGCACCCATCTCAATCGGTTTTCCCGTGAAGAAGATGGGGTGTTAACAATTTTTACCATCTTCATGATGTTCATGTTGTTGATGGTCTGTGGCATCGCGGTGGATCTCATGCGCAACGAAATGGAACGGGTGAAAGTCCAGAACACGTTGGACCGCGCCATTCTGGCCGCTGCCGATTTACAGCAGACCCTGGATCCGGACGTCGTTGTCACGGATTACTTTGAAAAAGCCGGAATCGAAGAATATCTTGGTGATATAACGGTGACCCCCGGAAACAACCTGCCGACCAACTATTTCCGTACTGTGACGGCTTCGGCACGCGCGCGCACAGCTTCGCCCTACATGGCGATGACCGGTGTAGACGATTTACCACTCTATGTGTCTGGCATGGCCGAAGAAGTTGTGAGCAATCTGGAGATCTCGCTGGTTTTGGACGTGTCCGGTTCGATGAATACCAACAGCCGTCTGGTGAATTTGAAAGTGGCGGCCAAGGACTTCGTGGATCAGATCGTGAACAACAGTCTGGACGGACGAATGGCGATCTCGATTATTCCTTATGCCACACAGGTGTCCATTCCGGACAACGTCGCTAACGTCTTTGAACTTGAAGGAACAAATGCCCATTCCAACTGCATTAACTTCGCGGCAAGTGATTTTTCGACAGCCGGAATGCGGGTGCCTTCATCCGAGGCCGGTGCGCCGGCTGTGCTTGCCTACGAGCGCACCATGCATTTTGACCCCTGGACCTACAGAAGCGCGCTGAGCCAAGGCGATGGTCGGTATTCCGAACCACACCAATTGGTCAGTAGTCCGGTCTGCGAAGCAGATTCGAAACGCGAAATCATGGTGCTGCAAAAAGATCGCGACGTCCTGAAGAATTACATTCAGGCGCTGACCGCGCGCGGAAACACGTCGATTGACGTTGGTATGAAGTGGGGTACAGCACTGCTCGATCCCAGCCTGCAGCCTTTGGTGGACGACCTGATCGCGGACGGCACTGTATCCGTTAAATTTGATGCCCGCCCGGCGCCACATAATTCGGATGAGTACCTGAAGGTGATCGTTCTGATGACAGATGGTGAAAACACCAGCCAGTATTTCATCGAAGACGGCTATCGTGCCGGTCAAACCGACATTTGGTGGAATGCGCAGGAGGAAACATATTCTTCCTATGATGAAGACAACGAGCGGTTTTACTACTCGCGACATTTCGATACGAACGGCGACGGCGACGTGCGCAACGGTGATCGCTGGGGACGTGCGCCTTACGGCTGTGATAACCCCTCCAATTCCAGAGACGAGGAGGATTGGGATTGCAGTCCTGACGCCTCTGAGGGCGGAGCTTACAACATCAGTTTTCCGAGCCTCTGGGCCCATACGCCCATCAAGGAAAACTACTACCAAAACTATAGCGCGTGGCAGTCCGGCGCTGCCAACCGCTGGTATTACAACGTTTTTGACAGTGTCGGTTCCGGCACCAAAAACAACCGGACGGATGACATCTGTGCACGGGCCAAAGAGTCAGGGATTGTTGTTTTCGCCATCGGCTTTGAGGCACCTGAAAACGGTCAGACCGTCCTGAAGAACTGCGCCAGTTCAGCAAGCCACTACTTTGATGTGGACGGATTGGAAATCGCAGATGCTTTCACCGCCATCGCCCATGAAATCACGCAGTTGAGGTTGACGCAATGA
- a CDS encoding Glu/Leu/Phe/Val dehydrogenase, translating into MFNRAVSLMDLSPGLEEKIRVCNATYTVRFGVRLRGKIQTFTGYRSVHSEHMEPVKGGIRFSLGVNQDEVEALAALMTYKCALVEAPFGGSKGGLCVDPREFDDHEMEQITRRFAYELIKRDLINPSQNVPAPDMGTGEREMAWIADQYKRMHTTDINGNACVTGKPPNAGGIAGRVEATGRGVQYALRAFFRDDVGVKKAGMSGDLEGKRVIVQGLGNVGYHAAKFLGEEDGCLITGIIERDGALFNPDGLDVDRVREWIAKHGGIAGYSDMHMIKEGAKVLEEDCDILIPAALEGVINLQNADRIKAPLIIEAANGPVTAGADQILREKGVVMIPDMYANAGGVTVSYFEWVKNLSHIRFGRMGRRQEESRHQLLLDELERLSKDKELGWSLSPGFKEQYLRGAGELELVRSGLDDTMRIAYQSMAEVWHSRDDVGDLRTAAYLVAIDKVAASYRAKGL; encoded by the coding sequence ATGTTCAACCGGGCGGTGAGCCTGATGGATCTTTCGCCAGGGCTGGAGGAAAAGATACGCGTCTGCAATGCCACATATACCGTGCGGTTCGGCGTCCGCCTCCGGGGTAAAATCCAAACCTTTACCGGGTATCGTTCAGTGCACTCCGAGCACATGGAACCGGTGAAAGGTGGCATACGGTTTTCGCTGGGTGTCAATCAGGATGAAGTTGAGGCGCTTGCCGCCTTGATGACCTATAAATGCGCGCTCGTAGAAGCACCTTTCGGGGGTTCCAAAGGCGGGCTCTGCGTGGATCCGCGTGAATTTGATGATCATGAAATGGAACAGATTACCCGGCGGTTTGCCTATGAGTTGATCAAGCGGGACCTGATCAACCCAAGCCAAAACGTGCCTGCCCCGGACATGGGAACGGGCGAGCGAGAGATGGCATGGATCGCGGATCAGTACAAACGCATGCACACGACGGACATCAATGGCAATGCCTGTGTAACCGGCAAGCCGCCAAATGCCGGCGGAATTGCCGGCCGCGTGGAAGCCACCGGTCGTGGGGTGCAATATGCATTGCGTGCATTTTTCCGGGATGATGTTGGCGTCAAGAAAGCCGGGATGAGCGGAGATTTGGAGGGCAAACGGGTCATCGTGCAGGGACTGGGCAATGTGGGTTATCACGCGGCAAAGTTCCTGGGCGAAGAAGACGGATGCCTGATTACCGGCATCATCGAACGCGACGGTGCGCTGTTCAACCCGGATGGTCTGGATGTTGATCGTGTGCGCGAATGGATCGCCAAACACGGAGGCATTGCCGGATATTCCGACATGCATATGATCAAAGAGGGTGCCAAGGTCCTGGAAGAGGATTGCGATATTCTGATCCCGGCGGCGCTGGAGGGTGTCATCAACCTGCAGAACGCGGACCGTATTAAGGCCCCCTTGATCATCGAGGCTGCGAACGGACCTGTGACGGCGGGTGCGGATCAGATCCTGCGTGAAAAAGGCGTTGTGATGATCCCGGACATGTATGCAAACGCGGGCGGTGTGACGGTCAGTTATTTCGAGTGGGTCAAAAACCTCAGCCACATTCGATTTGGTCGCATGGGACGGCGGCAGGAAGAATCGCGCCACCAGTTGCTGCTGGATGAGTTGGAGCGACTGAGTAAGGACAAGGAACTTGGCTGGTCGCTGAGCCCGGGGTTCAAAGAGCAATACCTGCGTGGCGCCGGCGAGTTGGAGCTGGTGCGCTCCGGCCTCGATGACACGATGCGCATTGCCTATCAATCCATGGCCGAAGTCTGGCATTCGCGTGACGACGTGGGTGATCTGCGCACCGCCGCCTATCTGGTGGCCATCGACAAGGTAGCGGCGAGCTACCGCGCGAAGGGGTTGTGA